A portion of the Algimonas porphyrae genome contains these proteins:
- a CDS encoding MmgE/PrpD family protein, which produces MKTVTQSLATLLARPIGQEDRARAALLLLDWTGCAVAGRSEPAGQKIAAAFPDEIGRCTRIGANPASPQMAALHNGCLGNVLEMDDVDKRAVLHAAPTVIPAALAMAEHVGASMDDCLDAIVVGYEAAIRIGRAVGPGHYAFWHNTATCGPFGAAASACYLLKGSDLVSALGLAGTQSAGLWQTRHETDSMAKQLHAGHAAQVGVQSALLSAQGFQGPRTILEGEQGFFAALCPGADPKDVMFAHEGWLLHETSLKPYPACRHAHPAIDAALKADDDGGEVLLRTYADAIKFCDRPEPSSVIEAKFSLQQSVAVALTGRSPTLNDFEPDAIASHAATRTRVRVEESRNFNEAYPAHYGASIEIGGQVWIATDALGDPEVPMRYDQIRQKAFGLMRHGGMDDPDPLIDAALDRILATYCARLP; this is translated from the coding sequence ATGAAGACCGTGACCCAGTCGCTGGCGACATTGCTCGCGCGCCCGATTGGCCAAGAGGATCGCGCACGTGCGGCCTTGTTGCTGCTTGACTGGACAGGATGCGCGGTGGCTGGGCGTTCGGAGCCAGCCGGACAAAAAATCGCGGCGGCATTCCCTGACGAAATCGGGCGCTGTACGCGTATCGGCGCAAACCCGGCCTCACCGCAAATGGCTGCCCTGCATAATGGCTGCCTCGGCAATGTTCTGGAGATGGACGATGTCGACAAGCGCGCTGTTCTACACGCCGCGCCGACCGTCATCCCTGCGGCCTTGGCGATGGCGGAGCATGTTGGTGCATCGATGGACGATTGTCTGGACGCGATTGTGGTGGGCTACGAGGCGGCGATCCGCATCGGTCGCGCGGTCGGGCCGGGGCATTATGCGTTCTGGCACAATACGGCGACTTGCGGGCCGTTCGGCGCAGCTGCATCGGCGTGCTATCTGTTGAAGGGCAGCGACCTGGTCAGCGCGCTGGGCCTTGCCGGGACCCAATCTGCGGGTCTCTGGCAGACCCGTCACGAAACCGATTCCATGGCCAAACAGCTGCACGCCGGCCATGCGGCGCAAGTCGGTGTGCAGTCCGCATTATTGTCGGCGCAGGGCTTTCAGGGTCCCCGGACTATTCTGGAAGGGGAACAAGGTTTCTTCGCTGCACTTTGCCCGGGCGCAGACCCCAAAGATGTCATGTTCGCGCATGAAGGCTGGCTGCTGCATGAAACCTCGCTGAAACCTTATCCAGCTTGCCGTCACGCTCATCCAGCCATTGATGCGGCGCTCAAAGCCGACGATGATGGCGGGGAGGTGCTGCTGCGGACCTATGCCGACGCGATCAAGTTTTGCGACCGCCCTGAGCCCAGTAGCGTGATCGAAGCCAAGTTCAGTCTGCAACAGAGTGTCGCCGTGGCCCTGACGGGTCGTTCGCCGACATTGAATGATTTCGAACCGGACGCGATCGCCAGCCATGCCGCGACACGAACCCGTGTTAGGGTTGAGGAGAGTCGCAATTTCAACGAGGCCTATCCGGCCCACTATGGTGCAAGTATTGAAATCGGGGGACAGGTCTGGATCGCGACGGACGCATTAGGAGATCCCGAAGTGCCGATGCGATACGACCAGATCCGGCAGAAGGCCTTTGGCTTAATGCGCCATGGCGGCATGGATGATCCAGACCCGTTGATCGATGCGGCGCTCGACCGGATTTTGGCAACCTATTGCGCCCGGCTTCCATAA
- a CDS encoding amidase — protein MTAQSRLESCYEAMKAENDRINAVIDAYNDLAIPEMADSDMRAEEGRPLSQIDGMPIGVKANIAVEGKFWHAGIKAYASRKADDDARVVKRLKAAGALLVGTLNMEEGALGAQTDNPWFGKTINPLKDGYTPGGSSGGSSAAVAAGFVEAALGTDTMGSVRIPSAYCGLWGFKPSHSDAMMEGVVPLSHTLDTVGVHAASLQTCVDVMQVIVEADLSGGTAGDIVALDWGDAVEVEPFIAESFAKVATGLPSTDIAPYAYGRSRRAGLILSEVEGYAAHRSRLQTKPDGFSDFFRGMLEYGRDLPQDRIEAAYAHVDALRSADYPDFILMPTAPQTAFRFGDPVPANQADFTAFANLSDRPAIAFPIGRDRRGLPVSAQIVGPRGREADLVATVRRFYDAL, from the coding sequence GTGACCGCCCAGTCCCGTCTGGAGTCATGCTACGAAGCGATGAAGGCGGAAAATGATCGCATCAATGCGGTCATCGATGCCTATAATGACCTCGCCATACCTGAAATGGCCGACAGCGATATGCGGGCCGAAGAGGGTCGGCCTCTATCTCAAATCGACGGCATGCCTATTGGCGTTAAGGCCAATATCGCCGTTGAAGGTAAGTTCTGGCATGCAGGCATCAAGGCTTACGCGTCCCGAAAAGCGGATGACGATGCCCGTGTGGTGAAGCGATTGAAGGCTGCTGGTGCCTTGCTGGTCGGAACCCTGAATATGGAAGAAGGCGCGCTCGGCGCGCAGACGGATAATCCCTGGTTCGGCAAGACGATCAATCCGCTCAAGGATGGTTACACACCCGGCGGAAGCTCCGGCGGCAGTTCTGCGGCTGTGGCGGCGGGCTTCGTCGAAGCTGCGCTCGGTACGGACACGATGGGCAGTGTGCGCATTCCGTCAGCCTATTGCGGATTATGGGGCTTCAAGCCGAGCCATTCTGACGCGATGATGGAAGGCGTCGTCCCGCTGTCTCATACGCTCGACACGGTCGGGGTTCATGCCGCCTCACTACAAACCTGTGTGGACGTGATGCAGGTCATCGTGGAGGCGGATCTGTCGGGTGGAACCGCGGGAGACATCGTGGCGCTGGACTGGGGCGATGCGGTGGAGGTGGAGCCGTTCATTGCGGAGTCATTTGCAAAAGTCGCGACAGGACTCCCGTCGACGGACATCGCGCCTTACGCCTATGGCCGGTCTCGCCGGGCTGGTCTGATCCTGTCCGAAGTCGAAGGTTACGCGGCGCATCGGTCCCGGCTGCAGACCAAGCCCGACGGGTTCTCGGACTTTTTCCGGGGCATGCTCGAATATGGGCGGGACCTTCCACAAGACCGTATCGAGGCGGCCTATGCGCATGTCGACGCGCTGCGTTCCGCTGACTATCCTGATTTCATTCTGATGCCGACAGCCCCGCAGACAGCGTTCCGGTTCGGTGATCCCGTGCCGGCCAATCAGGCCGATTTCACAGCCTTCGCCAATCTCTCCGACCGCCCGGCCATCGCCTTTCCGATTGGCAGGGACCGACGCGGCCTGCCTGTCAGTGCGCAGATCGTCGGGCCGAGGGGTCGCGAAGCGGATCTCGTCGCGACAGTCAGACGGTTTTACGACGCGCTCTAG
- a CDS encoding AraC family transcriptional regulator, which translates to MSRTKDRALAAAERAYMLVRKDPRRLITLEAVAKEAGYSASRLHTLFLHRYGETFGAFVRRVRLEKACGLMRAHQNWTLTQIALEAGYSESSDFSRSFRRAFGTAPREWDRVAPLNGLGDNERNRQAEQDPACDNAVMKAAPDLLAPPGSVRIEHRPRQTVAIYAVPQADQAQNLRTGWDRFERWLCDRDQRRPERMMMGLSYDSHYDSPGDVFRFELAHPVDPEIHGHAGVVIRDLPETQAAVLSCQGGLAEFSSAWDYLGRVFLPDSPWEPASGPAMEIYFDDPRPSDMAHWNMDCVLPVQCCEGEAS; encoded by the coding sequence ATGTCGAGAACCAAAGACCGGGCCTTGGCCGCTGCCGAACGCGCCTACATGCTTGTGCGCAAGGACCCCCGTCGCCTGATCACATTGGAGGCCGTGGCGAAGGAAGCCGGCTATTCCGCATCCCGTCTGCACACGCTTTTTCTGCACAGATACGGCGAAACTTTCGGCGCATTCGTCAGGCGTGTCCGGCTCGAAAAGGCCTGCGGTCTGATGCGCGCTCATCAGAACTGGACCCTGACGCAGATCGCTCTGGAGGCGGGCTATTCGGAAAGTTCTGATTTCAGCCGCTCATTCCGCCGCGCTTTTGGCACAGCGCCGCGGGAATGGGACCGGGTCGCACCGCTGAACGGCCTCGGCGATAATGAGAGGAATCGTCAAGCGGAACAGGATCCGGCGTGCGACAATGCGGTCATGAAAGCTGCTCCCGATCTATTAGCGCCGCCCGGCTCCGTTCGGATCGAACATCGGCCCAGACAGACCGTTGCCATATATGCCGTGCCTCAGGCCGATCAGGCCCAGAATTTGCGCACTGGCTGGGATCGGTTCGAGCGCTGGCTGTGCGACCGGGACCAGCGACGGCCTGAGCGCATGATGATGGGCTTAAGCTATGACAGCCATTACGACTCGCCCGGAGACGTGTTCCGCTTTGAGCTGGCTCACCCTGTTGACCCTGAGATCCACGGTCATGCCGGGGTCGTGATCCGCGACCTACCAGAAACACAGGCCGCCGTATTGTCGTGTCAGGGTGGCCTGGCGGAATTCTCATCGGCCTGGGACTATCTGGGCCGCGTCTTTCTGCCGGACAGCCCATGGGAACCGGCGTCCGGTCCCGCCATGGAGATCTATTTCGACGATCCAAGACCGTCCGACATGGCCCACTGGAATATGGATTGCGTTTTGCCCGTACAGTGCTGCGAAGGAGAAGCATCATGA
- a CDS encoding phenylacetate--CoA ligase family protein — MSATYFDYVDPDAIRADHPIGEGFIDFARNTSRDALFAHQDRLFRRMLVLAWKTPFYQKLWGDQGIEPGDIDGLKDIEKLPMFDKSDIMASIERDPPLGDLTGLETYAADKRPPVKVHTTSGTTGKPQVLVFGPKSREVQNLLLARLYTLQGIGQGDIVHSVYGHGPINGGHYVREAVTHWTQAIFLSAGTGVETRSVKQVQMMADFRSTAVVGFADYIKKLAKVAREQGLEPGKDIPIRTISGHMGREDKNSVSEMWGGAECYDWYGVGDTGAIAGEGPDQDGLYVLEDAHYLEVCDIDTGAPVRDGQTGDMVVTCLFKDDVYPIIRFNTHDVTAVRPGKSSLGFELTRIEGFLGRSDNMVKLRGINIFPQAIGPLMEEIEAFGGEFYCKAERDATGRDEMIVVAETKIPVTPDLEQRFEALLKSKLGLGMGVKLVPMGTTSDVTQVDVRQKPIRLVDTRFD; from the coding sequence GTGAGTGCGACCTATTTCGACTATGTCGATCCCGATGCCATTCGGGCGGATCACCCGATCGGTGAGGGCTTCATCGATTTTGCCAGGAATACGAGCCGTGACGCGCTGTTCGCGCATCAGGACCGATTGTTTCGGCGGATGCTGGTCCTGGCCTGGAAAACGCCGTTTTACCAGAAACTCTGGGGCGATCAGGGGATCGAACCCGGCGACATTGACGGGCTGAAGGACATTGAAAAGCTGCCAATGTTCGACAAGTCGGACATCATGGCCAGTATTGAGCGCGATCCACCGTTGGGGGACTTGACCGGGCTTGAAACCTATGCGGCGGATAAACGTCCCCCGGTCAAGGTTCATACGACGTCCGGGACGACTGGTAAGCCGCAAGTCCTTGTTTTCGGACCGAAATCCCGCGAAGTGCAAAATCTTTTGCTGGCCCGTCTCTATACGCTGCAGGGTATCGGGCAGGGCGATATCGTCCATTCCGTCTATGGCCACGGTCCGATCAATGGCGGGCATTATGTCCGCGAAGCGGTGACGCACTGGACGCAGGCGATTTTCTTGTCCGCAGGGACCGGGGTCGAGACGCGCTCGGTCAAGCAGGTTCAAATGATGGCAGATTTCCGCTCGACCGCAGTCGTCGGGTTCGCCGACTACATCAAGAAACTGGCCAAGGTTGCCCGTGAGCAGGGATTGGAACCAGGCAAGGACATCCCGATCCGGACGATTTCAGGGCATATGGGCCGCGAGGATAAGAACAGCGTCTCCGAAATGTGGGGCGGGGCTGAATGCTATGACTGGTACGGCGTCGGCGATACGGGCGCGATTGCGGGCGAGGGGCCTGATCAGGACGGACTCTATGTTCTGGAAGACGCACATTATCTCGAAGTCTGCGACATCGATACGGGTGCGCCGGTCAGGGACGGGCAAACGGGCGATATGGTCGTGACCTGCCTGTTCAAGGACGATGTCTATCCGATTATCCGCTTCAATACCCATGACGTCACAGCCGTACGTCCGGGTAAGAGTTCGCTGGGGTTTGAGCTGACCCGGATCGAAGGGTTTCTGGGGCGATCAGATAATATGGTGAAGCTACGCGGCATTAATATCTTCCCGCAGGCGATTGGTCCCCTGATGGAAGAGATCGAGGCGTTTGGCGGTGAGTTCTATTGCAAGGCGGAGCGGGATGCGACCGGGCGCGACGAGATGATCGTCGTGGCGGAAACGAAAATTCCCGTGACACCTGATCTGGAGCAGCGCTTCGAAGCGCTGTTGAAGAGCAAGCTGGGTCTCGGCATGGGCGTGAAGCTTGTCCCCATGGGGACAACCAGCGACGTGACCCAGGTCGATGTCCGGCAAAAGCCGATCCGGCTTGTGGACACGCGGTTTGACTGA
- a CDS encoding VOC family protein, with protein MTQEQLIAAMTGRWSGPETITMDPAAGTSLAATGRFDAEPVLAGAGLRSSYSQDMSEAVGMQCETVYRFGPDGAVTMVWIPLNGSFQTFHGTQDGAVLTLSRTDGDGMIQTQIADYSTADRLISRMVITIPKGPDMTVFEGHYERQPISDARPTWHDLTIAEPDRNLAFYEAIFGGKPVPVSMGDYSDYNLTNGSGETLGGLCHARGGNADLPPVWLTYFPVPSLDAALAEAKAEGGTIISGPHKAGTLRYAVLSDPSGASFALSEG; from the coding sequence ATGACACAGGAACAGCTGATTGCCGCGATGACAGGCCGCTGGTCCGGACCGGAAACGATCACGATGGACCCGGCGGCCGGGACGAGCCTTGCTGCGACGGGGCGGTTTGATGCCGAACCGGTTCTGGCGGGTGCCGGGCTACGATCCAGCTACTCTCAGGACATGTCGGAAGCGGTCGGAATGCAGTGTGAAACCGTCTACCGGTTCGGACCGGATGGGGCTGTGACGATGGTCTGGATCCCGTTAAACGGCTCCTTTCAGACATTTCACGGCACGCAAGACGGCGCCGTCTTGACCCTGTCGCGAACGGACGGCGACGGCATGATACAGACGCAGATCGCCGATTATTCCACAGCGGATCGGCTGATCAGTCGCATGGTGATCACCATCCCCAAAGGCCCGGACATGACCGTCTTCGAAGGGCACTATGAGCGACAACCGATCAGCGATGCGCGGCCAACTTGGCATGATCTGACCATCGCCGAGCCGGACCGAAATCTTGCATTCTACGAGGCGATCTTTGGCGGAAAGCCTGTTCCTGTCAGTATGGGCGACTATTCCGACTATAATTTGACCAATGGGTCCGGCGAAACGCTCGGTGGGCTCTGTCATGCGCGTGGTGGCAATGCCGATCTGCCGCCTGTCTGGCTGACCTATTTCCCGGTCCCGTCGCTGGATGCCGCGTTGGCCGAAGCGAAAGCGGAAGGCGGTACGATTATTTCCGGGCCTCACAAGGCCGGAACCCTGCGCTACGCCGTACTGTCCGACCCAAGTGGAGCGTCCTTTGCCCTATCGGAAGGTTAG
- a CDS encoding MmgE/PrpD family protein — MTSISPIFARYALNQSVFSDSAYDAAKTFLLDSLGVGIAGAKAPFQSSVHAVVRSWGEGGPVHLWGHETTAPQASAAYLNGFQIHSMEYDCVHEPAVVHPMATILAAIGSEVEARGQTSGFELMEALIVAVDVAAELGVAVKSPLKFFRPATAGLFGATLGIARLRGFDEATSLSAMGCALAQCAGVMQAHVEGKPTLPVQIAGAARAAVVACDLAQSGLHGPEQSLEGPFGYFAMFEDEVDLASAAEALGKLHRITEVSWKPFPTGRAAQGGIPLVQRLMEQGVTPDTLETLELQAPPIIPRLVARPAHAGMSPNYARLCFPYLAAVTLNRGTVGLSDFTTESLNDPELLALAGRVSVTTNHIEDPAEFVPQTAVAQLKDGSERIALTAKLFGSPADPLSREQHIAKFRNCVRFGLSDDKADEVADRLIASVDDLERFDDVRELFSLAGGIIT, encoded by the coding sequence ATGACCTCAATCTCACCGATCTTCGCGCGATATGCGCTCAATCAGTCCGTCTTCTCGGATTCGGCTTATGATGCGGCTAAAACTTTTCTTCTCGATAGTCTGGGAGTCGGGATTGCCGGCGCGAAAGCGCCTTTCCAGTCGAGCGTTCACGCGGTGGTGCGAAGCTGGGGTGAGGGCGGTCCGGTTCACCTTTGGGGGCACGAAACGACAGCTCCGCAAGCCAGCGCAGCCTATCTGAACGGCTTTCAGATTCACTCCATGGAGTATGATTGCGTCCACGAACCGGCGGTTGTCCACCCGATGGCGACTATCCTTGCCGCGATCGGCTCCGAGGTCGAAGCCCGCGGTCAGACATCCGGCTTCGAACTGATGGAAGCCCTGATCGTGGCTGTCGATGTGGCGGCGGAACTGGGTGTTGCGGTGAAAAGTCCGCTGAAATTTTTCCGCCCGGCCACGGCGGGTCTGTTCGGGGCGACACTGGGAATCGCCCGTCTGCGCGGGTTCGACGAAGCCACGTCCCTGTCTGCCATGGGTTGCGCCCTCGCGCAGTGTGCCGGCGTGATGCAGGCCCATGTCGAAGGTAAACCGACTTTGCCGGTGCAGATTGCGGGCGCAGCGCGCGCAGCGGTTGTCGCATGCGATCTGGCACAATCGGGACTGCATGGCCCCGAACAGTCTCTGGAAGGCCCGTTTGGTTATTTTGCCATGTTCGAAGACGAAGTCGACCTGGCATCCGCCGCCGAAGCGCTGGGTAAATTGCACCGGATCACGGAGGTCAGTTGGAAACCGTTTCCAACAGGCCGGGCGGCGCAGGGCGGCATTCCCCTGGTCCAGCGACTGATGGAACAGGGCGTAACCCCGGACACGCTCGAAACCCTGGAATTACAGGCTCCGCCCATTATTCCGCGACTGGTGGCTCGTCCTGCGCATGCCGGAATGAGCCCGAATTATGCGCGTCTGTGCTTTCCCTATCTGGCGGCTGTGACGCTAAATCGTGGGACCGTAGGCCTGTCTGATTTCACGACTGAAAGCCTGAATGATCCTGAGCTCCTGGCGCTGGCAGGGCGTGTCTCTGTGACGACCAATCATATTGAGGACCCGGCGGAATTCGTCCCGCAGACCGCGGTCGCACAGCTGAAAGATGGCTCTGAGCGCATTGCGCTGACGGCGAAACTGTTCGGGTCGCCGGCAGATCCGCTGTCGCGAGAGCAGCACATCGCAAAATTTCGGAACTGTGTTCGCTTCGGCTTGAGCGATGACAAGGCAGATGAGGTGGCTGACAGGCTTATCGCGAGTGTGGACGATCTGGAACGGTTCGACGATGTGCGCGAGCTTTTCAGCTTGGCGGGAGGGATAATCACGTGA